The Solanum lycopersicum chromosome 6, SLM_r2.1 genome has a window encoding:
- the LOC101262624 gene encoding protein STRICTOSIDINE SYNTHASE-LIKE 3 has protein sequence MKVGPEGGLAETLTTEAEGVPLVFTNDLDVDDEGNVYFTDSSTKYQRRNYMLLVYSAEDSGRVLKYNSNTKQTTVLVRNLQFPNGLSLSKDGSFFVFCEVAKGRLQKYWLKGEKAGTFEVMAVLPGYPDNVSTNERGEFWVAIHCRRTIYSYINSIYPQLRLFLLKLPIPVKLRALLHLGGKLPAIVVKYNPEGKLLRILEDEEGKVVRAVSDVEEKDGKLWMGSVLMPFIAVYQLQ, from the exons ATGAAAGTAGGGCCTGAAGGGGGACTAGCAGAAACATTGACTACTGAGGCTGAAGGAGTGCCTCTCGTATTCACAAATGACCTTGACGTTGATGATGAAGGAAATGTCTATTTTACAGATAGCAGCACCAAGTACCAAAGAAG GAACTATATGCTGCTGGTTTACTCAGCAGAAGATAGTGGGAGGGTCTTGAAGTACAATTCTAATACTAAACAAACCACTGTTCTTGTTCGGAATCTCCAATTCCCAAACGGTCTGTCACTAAGCAAGGACGGTTCCTTCTTTGTATTCTGTGAAGTTGCCAAGGGAAG ATTACAGAAGTACTGGTTGAAAGGCGAGAAAGCGGGGACCTTTGAGGTGATGGCAGTCCTCCCAGGATATCCTGATAATGTCAGCACAAATGAGAGAGGTGAATTTTGGGTAGCAATCCACTGTCGCCGTACCATTTACAGCTATATAAATTCCATATACCCACAACTTCGTCTATTCTTGCTGAAGCTTCCTATCCCTGTAAAGCTCCGCGCCCTCTTGCACCTCGGAGGCAAGCTACCCGCTATTGTTGTGAAGTATAACCCTGAAGGTAAGTTGTTACGAATATTGGAAGACGAAGAAGGGAAAGTAGTTCGAGCTGTAAGTGATGTTGAGGAGAAAGATGGGAAGCTATGGATGGGAAGTGTGTTGATGCCTTTCATTGCTGTTTACCAACTACAATGA